TTGCTAGGTTATCCATGAGGGAAAAATCATGTGCATCTATTTGCAATCCAACCCCGTATAGCCACACCTCGATGCAACGCACCTTATCTTATCAATCTCAACCATCCTCGGGGGAGTAAGAAATCAAGGGATGGTTTAGATTGGCGACATGAGATACATGTCGTCTATTAGAGTAGGGCTGCAAGGGATAGATCTGTAGCAAGAATGCAGAGAATCTTTTTTTTGGAGGTGCACACGTTTAGAATCTACACAGGGCCTAAACCTAGGGGCCCAAAAACTTGAGGTAGTGTCTAGTTTGTCTCTTTTGTAGCGTATTTAATTTTAGGTTTTTTTTGTTAGGTTATGCTTGTTCTTTAATAGTTGTGCACACGTTTATCATCCATGTACCATAAACCTGGCAAGCAGTTTGTCCTCATAACCGGAGTCGGCCGCCATCAGATTAGGGGTTGGGGTGCGGAGGTgcgtgcgggggggggggggggggtcgctgGGTGGATCTGTGACCGGTGATGTTAGAGGGAGGGCGTGGGGTGGAGGGGGTCCAGTGGTGGTGggtaggtggaggaggtgcgggCGGTGAGGTTGCCGGCTGCCTCACCGCTAACCGCGGGAGGTGGAAATGGCTGGTGGGAGATTGGTTGACGGCTGCAACATCGGTGGCGGTGCTGTTTGCCGAGGATGGGAGGAGGTGATATGAACGGGGGTGCCTGATCTTCCGTCATGTGAAGGATGACTCATTTTGGTCGGAAtgcgacacaccgatccggcttcaagtCAGCAACTCGAACcccgcaatcttagcaccacaactcctctagtTATCAATCGTAGTCACaatccggttgacctcgccgagaaggctaatccctgcctgcgaaacgaagaacacaagcaagaactcgaaagaaacgcagcacTCAAATTGAAGTGGCgactgcagatgaatgattaagctcGAAAGTTGGGGTTCTACAAACCGAAAGACGGTGACTGTTCAAAGACAAATTGATCTaaagcaaaacccaaaccctaataaGGGCGGCGGCTACTTAGATATAGGGGATAGGGGCGTGGCTCCCCCCTAGACGCGCCCCTAATGGGCTCAACGAAGAAACACGGCCCAAAGGCCAAATTACGATGTCGCAGCACCGcgacagattctggacgccaACTTCCTCGGACAATTCCCGATGACTCAGAATGTGTTTGGGCCTGAAACCAACGCCaatagaagctccatgaaattatctttccatccatatgtggATCGTCGAATTCGGACTTCGGATGTGGACTAGACGTCCAATTTACGTCAGGCTGCTCCTAGACTCCGAGGTGGACTCGAAGTTAAATTGTATTGGGACTCCATGTGGCTTGGCGGCCCTTGCTGTTCCTGCACGCCTCCATGCTCCTCTTCATGTGTTCCCTAGCCCTCTCCTTGGTTCCTAATCACATTGTAAAAATTAGGTAGCAAACCATTCTCACAATTATTAATAGAAACGCTTAGGAGCGAGCTCACCTCTAAATTTAATTGTCGCGCGCGAGCTCTTGTGATTGGACCTTGAATGGTTTGAATGTCCAGTGGAGGAACCTCTTGTATATCCataggagtgatgtcctcatctgGAGGGCCGTGGGGGTGGCATGGTGGTGAATGGCCATAGATTGGATCTTCAGcaggaggaagaaaaaggaaggaaagaggaaggagaagaggaaggatTCCTGATAACCAATGTGCGGGGTTTGAGCCATATGTCAGTGACTGCACTCTTAAGTACTGTAGAGGATCCTCTTCCAGATAAGGAAGATAAACAGTAGAGGGACTGAGGAAGAGTTCGTTCGCTGTAAATGGATAGCGGCAAACGCTCGCTCGCAAGTGGCCCCActccccagccgctgccgcataTGCAAATCTCCCTGCGGCTTTGTCCACCTGAatgtacccccccccccccaaggccACTGCACCATCATCACTCAGTTGTGTGGCGAACACGATGTAGACCCTTATATGATTCATGTTAGTATACGCATTTTATTTTCCAATTCTCCATTCGTCATCCATGTGAGTTATGGAAATAACTTCTAAAATTTAAATGTTGTAGTGCTACGCGTTCACATCCTCATAGTGATATTTGGCCAGCAGCCAGGCTAGTGGTGGATATAGGATCTGAAATCTAGGGGGCTCATTTCCCTTTTTTCATTCATGATTGAAAATTGCTTTTTTTATTTGGAGGGGGTGGGGGGGTCCTCCATATGTTGCATTGGGGTAGGGGCCTCCAGACCCCTGCACCGCTCTGGATCCACCCCTGAGGCCAGCATACTGATACAGCACGTGGAGCCATGCATTTTTCATGTCGCTTGTCTTTTGAATTTAATTTATATTTCCATCTACCTAAATAGCTTGCGAAAGAATAAACTTGCAAATAGTCCTGCAGAACTCTATATAGAGTACATTTATATCATTTATGCTTTTGCCCTTCCTGTTTAGACCAGTTATTGAACATATGTTCTACATTTACAGGTGGTGGTATACCTAGCACAAAATAAATTGCAAGCTAAAGAAATTTTGCATAATGATATTCAACAAAAAGGTGTTGGATAGTTTCAGGCTTACTACGAAAACAGCAGGCTTTATTCCCATTTCAATTCCTTCTAGCTAaattatcttttgttaggactactCCCCTTTTAATATAccacaaatatttttatttagtcCCGCAGAATTCTGTATAGAGTACATTTATTTGTTCTATTTGTGTGTATTGTCCACGTATTCTTGCCATTAATGGCTACTTTTTACTATAGACGCTGTAATTCTCCAAAGTTTCTACCATTTTTTCCCTGGCTATTTTATCTCTCACTGCCACTCCCTTTCTCTTTTGGGTTACAAGGTCACCATGGAGAAAGGAGGTCAGCAAGCAGCCAACAAGAACGGGCATCTGGACCTCAATGAGCCCATCCCGCTTCCATGGAACAACGATGAGGATGCAATTGATCACCTCTTGGGAGATGAGGACCATGCCCACACTGATCCTGAAGACGAAGACTACGTTCCTAATAGGCGCAGCAAGCCGTCGAAGAAGCGTGTGAAGCGCCACACACCACAGCAGATTCAAGAACTCATGGCGTAAGACACCGCAAACGAAAACGAATCATTCACTGCCTTTTGGTCTCAAGAATGTGCCTGACCTCATCTGCTTCTAACCTTATGATGCAGTGCGTATGACCAGTGTACTCACCCGGATCCCCAGGCAATGCAGGCACTTGGCGCAATGATTGGTTTGGCGCCAAAATATGTGAAGTTCTGGTTCCAAAACAGACGCTCCCTAGTGAAGGTAGCATATCTTtctctccaccatgacacatTTGATGTTACATTAGCAGCCAGCCTTTTCGTGATGCACAGCCTGCCCCCATAAATCTTGTTCCAATCCAAGGTCATTGTTTTGCCAAGTTCATGTTGCCATCTGAAAAGAATTTCTGTTTCTTCCAATCAATCTTtgcagaagaaggaccagctggAGCAAaaccaacagatgcagcaagtGAATGCTTCACTGAAGGCAGAGAACCGGTCACTCCGTAAGGCTGTAGAGACGCAGAGATGTGTCAAGTGCGATGGCAAGATCCCGCCCTTCAATCCACTGCTGGAGAAGCAGCGCTTGCTCGCCAAGAACGCACAGCTCAAGGATGAAATCCTGCGTGTTTCTGCCGTCCACACCAAGATCATCCGCGATTCCGCTCTCGCCCAACCTGTGCCGtggttcagcagcagcagcagcagcagcgacgctGGTCGTGAAGCGCTTCTCCGCCACGCGAAGGCTTCCATGGAGCAGTTCCTGGTGCTCGCGACCAAGGGGGAGCCGATGTGGCTCCCTGCCGCAGACGGCGGCGAGGTGATGAACTATGTGGAGTACCGTGCCGAACTCTCCCCGGCCATGATCGGGCTCCGCCGCCCCGAGGGGTTCGCCGTGGAGGCCACCAGGGACGCTGCCATGGTTCGGGGCAGTGCTGCTGAGCTCGTCAGCATCTTCATGGACACTGTACACCTATCTGCTCCATTTCTTCAGCAACACACTGTACACCTATCGTGGAGGGCTTTTCATGTGTCCTTGACTCCTTGTGCGTGTGCCTTTGCTGTGTTTTGCAGGCTCGCTGGTCCGAGACGTTCACTGGGGTTGTGGCAAGTGTGGTAGCCGGTGATGTTTGTGTCCACTGGTAGTTTCGCTGATGGGCAGATTCAGCTGGTGAGTACATGCATTCTTACACGAACATTCTGTGCTTCAGTGGCTGATCTTGATCAAACACCGGCGACCAATGATAAATCTTAACTGGTTGTGTGGAGCACCTGCAGATGAATGCCGAGATGTGGGTGCAGTCGCCATGCGTGCCGAACCGCACCGTGAAGATCTTGAGGTACTGCAAACTGGTTGCTGAGAGGCAATGGGCTGTGATGGACGTCTCTGTCGATGGCATCTTTGGGCAACAAGTTTTGCCGGCTAGGTACATGGGCTGCAGGCTGCTGCCGTCCGGCTGCCTTATTGAGGACATGAGCAATGGCCACTGCAAGGTACTCCTGTCACAGTTATTAGATACTAATTCTGGATAGCTTATTATCAAACTTGTGGAATTATTCATAGCTATTTGTGTACATGTTGCAAAGGATGTGCATTCACAACATTGGATTATACATGTACATTAATAATTTCAGGTCACATGGATTGTTCATGCCGAGTATGATGAGACCACCATGCCACCGACGTTCAGGCCATTGTTCCTCAACGGGCAAGCCCTGGGTGCGCATCGCTGGCTCGCTTCACTCCAGAGGCAGCGTGAACACGCCGCTGCTTTGTACTCCAGCCTTTATCCAGGAAACAACAACGCAGGTTAATTAGTAGTCAACAGCAACCAGTGTCACTCTGATCTGAACAGCTTTTTTACCTGCATTCTACTGAcagtttttgtgtgtgtgtgtgtgtgtgtgttctctgTCATTCTGTAAATTGTGCATCAGCAGAAGCCGCTGGCATGCTCAAGCTGGCGCAGCAGATGATGGCGAGCTTCTACGCGGCTGTCTCCGGGCCCATCCCTCGGACTCCGGCAACGACCGGCATTATCAACGACTGGTTTGGCAGCATCGGCACCGGCGTCGAGAGGTTTGATGCAGCTGTGCGCATGGTGACCTGGGAGAAACCCGGTGGCGGTGcggccggcgagccggcgagctGGTACCTGAGCGCGACCACCACGCTGCGGCTGCCCTGCACTCCGCCCGAGCGCGTGTTCGGCTACCTCCGCGACGAGCAGCGCCGTGGCGAGTGGGACTTCGTCTTCGCCAATGGTGCCGCGGTGCAGGAGTTGAGGTCTGTTTCCACGGGCTACCTCTCAGGCAACGTCGTCTCCATCCTCTCCAATGTAAGTTTCCAGCTTTTAAAATTTCCTGACACTTCCACCTTGCTAAAACAGCACTTGTAAAGTAAAATGCTTCAGAACTTGATTTGGGATAGTCACTTTGTTGATCCACCTTTAGTCATCAAAGTGCATTCCATTTGTTTCTTGAAACACTTAAATCATATACTGTTTGTTCTTCTTGCAGATGACTGATGGAACCAAGGGCAGGGTGCTGATCCTGCAGGAGGCGCGCACCGACGCGTCGGGCTCCCTGGTGGTGTACACTCCGATTGGGGAGGaggccatggccatggatgctgccatggccgccgccgccgccgcctcctccttccccACGCCGTCTGGATTCGCCATCCTCCCGGACGGCCGCGGCAGCAAGGCTCGCCACGCTCCGAGCACCTCCTCCAGCGCTCCCGTCCTCCGCGACGGCGCCACCGGAGGGTCTCTTGTCACCATGGCCTACCAGGTGCTGCTGCCCGGCCCGCCGCCCGACACCGCTGGGGCCATTGATGACATCGGGAAGCTGATCTGCCATGTGATGGAGACGATCAAGATGTTAGATTCACTGGTTCTTGGTTTCTGTACAGGATCATCTTCTAGATGTAAACACGGGCATGGGGATTACATATTCTAAGTAGTAAACAAGTGTTCATCCTTCTAGTACAAGAGAGGGAGAGGTAGAGAGAAAAAGAAGGGGGCGCAGAGGATGCAAACCCCATGGCGCCGATGGCGCAGAGAGGCTCCGGTTCGTCGAGGCGCGggtccggcggcgacggtggtcgGCGAGGGAAGCGGAAACTCTCTTGCCTCCATCGGGTCTGGCCGGCGACAGAAGTAGCGGAGGGGAGCGACGTGGTGGCGCTTCCCATCGGCCTCGCGCAACCCTAGATCGGTAGGGGTGTGGGAGAGGGTTGTGGCGGCGGTGAATCTCGTGTTCTGTGTCTCGGCCCCTCTCCCGTTCTATATAGCgcgggcgacgggggcccaccagccatatGGGCTGGACGCCCCGATCAGGGCGTGTTCAAGGGGTCCGGCCCGATCTTTGGATCGGGCCCATAGAGATCAactctaacattctcccccttgatctctcaTTATTCTTATTCTTGTTCTGTATCTGAATTTGGTCCATCCCATCGCAGATCAGTGTATAGGGCGTGCCTCGTCATGACAGTTATTACCgtcagattaacagccacaatcacCTTTCCAGTCTGGAACAGAGTCTTATTCTTGGGCCCTCTTTGTCCAGGAATTataggctttcccttaaacccatgccggctaagtgTTCTCTGAACACTTTGGGTGGTAGGCCTTTTGTAAGCAGATCCGCTAATATCATGTTTGTTCTGACATGTTCTAGACAAAACGCTTGATCCTGGACCTGCTCCATAACAACATAAATCTTAATGccgatgtgtttggcagcaccactcgacTTGTTGTTATGAGCACAAAATACTGCTGGCTCGTTGCTGCTACGTTGTCGACCACTTTCTATCCGGGTACTAATTTCTTAAGCCATGTGACCTGCCctgaggcctcataacatgctacGAATTCAGCATACATCGTGGATGATGCTGTGACTGACTGCTTGGAGCTTTTCTACGATATCGCTTTTTTTTCAAGAGTGAAGATAGGACGTGGATTTTCTATCATCCGCATCTCCTGCAAAGTCTGATTCAGAATatctttctatttctaaagattCTGATTTTCTATATGTCAGCATGAGGCCTGTTGTACCCTTCACATAGCGtaaagctttctttaccattttcCAGTGCTCTATGCCTGAATCACTCTGGTATTTGCCAAGTACCCCGGTAACAAAACTTAAGTCAGGGCGtgtgcacacttgtgcatactataagcttccgacagctgaagcataaggcacTGCCTTCATTTGCTCGAGCTCATACTGGTTCTTGGGACACTGATGTTTCCCAAAACTGTcacccttgactattggagcaggtgtgggTTTACTTTTATGCATACCATATTTCTTTAATATCTTTTCTAGGTATGCCTTCTGTGATAATGCTAACACCTATTTCTTCTGTCTCAATGAATCTCAATTCCTAAAACGAATGAAGCTTTActgagatctttcatatcaaacttcgaggacaagaatttctttgtctccagtagtaGATCGACATCACTGCTAGCTagcagaatgtcatccacatacaggatGAGGAAAATAAATTTCCCGTTCTTGaattttgcataaatgcaattgtcctctttattttctttaaatccaaactttcttattatttcatcaaatttcaaataACACTGCCTTGAGGCTTGCTTCAAGCCATAAATCGATTTCTTCAGGCGGCACCCTAAGTTTTCTTTGCCTTTCACGACAAAACTTTTCGGCTGCGCCATGTAGACATTTTCATACAAATCCCCATTCATAaatgccgtctttacatccatctgatgtaattctAGATCATAATGTGCAACTAAGGCCATGATTATTCTGAAAGAATCTTTACATGAGACCGGAAAAAATATCTCATTCtgatctatcccttctccttgcgTGAAGCCTTTCGCCACAAGTTGTGGTTTAAATCTTTCTatgttccctttggagtcacattTCGTCTTGTAGACCCTTTTGCAGCCTACtattttggctcctttaggaatttcttctaagtcccaaactCTATTGGCACTCATATATTTCATTTTATCTTCCATGGCTGCAGTCCACTTGGATGAATTCACGcttcttcatggcttcttcaaaagAGGTGGGATCATCCTCCATTTGAATTCATGACTTCATAGTCATCAGAAATAGCTGATTTTCTAATTCTTTGTGGCCTACTCGGGGCCATTGTGACTGGTATTTCTGGTtcaggaggctgctgctgctccccctTATCCATGGCAACGGGTTCTATTTGGTCCTGAGAAACAGGGTCCTCATTTCCATTTGCTACCACGTCGGGAGAACTGACAACAGGCATTGGCACTGCAGTTTCCTGCTCTATCGGTGCCGCAACCACAGGCAACAAGAAATAGGGCTCTTGAGTCATCGGAGTGGGAACAAATACCCGCTTCTCTTCAAGATCAATTTTTCTGGCTACCATGCTCCCCCCGATCATCTGATCTTCTAAGAAGGCAGCGTGCCTTGTTTCTATAAACTTTGTGTGTCTGTCGGGACAGTAGAAGCGATATCCCTTGGAATTTTCTGGATAGCCAATAAAATGGCAACTGAGTATCTTGGAATCTAATTTCCCAGTGTTTGGATTAAATAACTTAGCCTCAGTTGGACAGCCCCACACACGAAAGTGATTAAGCGAGGGTTCTCTTTCTGTCCATAATTCATACTTCTGACCATATCCATCAGGGTACGGTTTCTTTTTCTGCTGCTCCGTTCTGCTGAGGCTCGCCCGGTGTCGAATACTGGGCAACTATGCATTTTCAATAAGGAACCTCGCAAAAGGTTCAGAAATTTGGTCATATGGGGTGTgccgaccgtagtactccccccccccacacacggTCGGATCTTACTATCTTGATCTTTAAATCATATTGATTTTCTACTTCTGCTTTAAATATCTCgaatttatccaatgcttccAGTCGTTCTTTATTTTCTCTTTAATGCAGTCAATACATTGTTCTAATTCTGAAAATTCTAATGGCGGAAGAATTGATGCTTTCATTAAGCGCtctattctccccctcgaaatatggcctaaacgacagtgccataatttcgacgaGATTGCATCAATTCGTTTGTGTTTCTTTATAATATTCTCATGTGAGGAAGAATTCTTATTCTTACAACTTACAATATTCGCATTCTCTAATAATGAAAGCAAGTATATCTTGTCTTGTCGGAAGGCAAGACTAACACATTCTTTATTAAACTATATTTCACACTTGCCATCACCAAAATGACAATCAGTAGAGTCATCATCTGATCGTGACACACTTATCAAATTCCTTCTGATTTGTACTAGGTGGAAAAGTTTCTTATTGTTCtgattgttcttgtttttctgcTGAACATGGAAGACAAGCTCACCTCCATTGGCGGCCTTGA
This portion of the Panicum virgatum strain AP13 chromosome 2N, P.virgatum_v5, whole genome shotgun sequence genome encodes:
- the LOC120659854 gene encoding homeobox-leucine zipper protein ROC6-like isoform X2, which encodes MFVSTGSFADGQIQLMNAEMWVQSPCVPNRTVKILRYCKLVAERQWAVMDVSVDGIFGQQVLPARYMGCRLLPSGCLIEDMSNGHCKVTWIVHAEYDETTMPPTFRPLFLNGQALGAHRWLASLQRQREHAAALYSSLYPGNNNAEAAGMLKLAQQMMASFYAAVSGPIPRTPATTGIINDWFGSIGTGVERFDAAVRMVTWEKPGGGAAGEPASWYLSATTTLRLPCTPPERVFGYLRDEQRRGEWDFVFANGAAVQELRSVSTGYLSGNVVSILSNMTDGTKGRVLILQEARTDASGSLVVYTPIGEEAMAMDAAMAAAAAASSFPTPSGFAILPDGRGSKARHAPSTSSSAPVLRDGATGGSLVTMAYQVLLPGPPPDTAGAIDDIGKLICHVMETIKMLDSLVLGFCTGSSSRCKHGHGDYIF
- the LOC120659854 gene encoding homeobox-leucine zipper protein ROC6-like isoform X1 is translated as MFVSTGSFADGQIQLMNAEMWVQSPCVPNRTVKILRYCKLVAERQWAVMDVSVDGIFGQQVLPARYMGCRLLPSGCLIEDMSNGHCKVTWIVHAEYDETTMPPTFRPLFLNGQALGAHRWLASLQRQREHAAALYSSLYPGNNNAAEAAGMLKLAQQMMASFYAAVSGPIPRTPATTGIINDWFGSIGTGVERFDAAVRMVTWEKPGGGAAGEPASWYLSATTTLRLPCTPPERVFGYLRDEQRRGEWDFVFANGAAVQELRSVSTGYLSGNVVSILSNMTDGTKGRVLILQEARTDASGSLVVYTPIGEEAMAMDAAMAAAAAASSFPTPSGFAILPDGRGSKARHAPSTSSSAPVLRDGATGGSLVTMAYQVLLPGPPPDTAGAIDDIGKLICHVMETIKMLDSLVLGFCTGSSSRCKHGHGDYIF